A genome region from Pyrenophora tritici-repentis strain M4 chromosome 9, whole genome shotgun sequence includes the following:
- a CDS encoding LCB5, Sphingosine kinase and enzyme related to eukaryotic diacylglycerol kinase, whose protein sequence is MTSTDEQAKKMISTIQSIDGTSEIVVTLQENNDATKPPTLLNISSRSLTTPGQDHTASERATHVIISLGSGGQLAEKFFTGVVHPILQSIYGEPGIQSIKVHTTTSATSILELTDNTLFPAANNGKSLRIILLSGDGGIVDLVNSLSAHTRSATYIRPEVVLLPLGTANALYHSINVGKQHVWGLDALASTTAKPLPLFTATFSPGARLLTNEGQDEEQLPQDSEGNGVLHGAVVASWGMHASLVADSDTKFYRQYGVERFKMAAKEALYPADGSPPHPYKAKLSVSKGKGVWSEFAEDEHMYVLATLVSNLEQPFCISPESKPLDGSLHIVHFGPRNGDEVMRIMGLAYQGGKHVQDEEVMYESIDGLRIEFQGMEGEGRWRRICVDGKIVRVDGEGWVEVRKEDKIVLDVVVV, encoded by the coding sequence ATGACCTCCACAGACGAACAGGCCAAGAAGATGATCAGCACGATTCAGAGTATCGATGGAACTTCCGAAATAGTCGTCACCCTGCAAGAGAACAACGACGCTACAAAGCCACCGACTTTGCTCAACATATCATCGCGCTCTCTTACGACGCCCGGCCAAGACCACACAGCCTCAGAGCGCGCAACACATGTCATCATCTCCCTGGGATCCGGTGGTCAATTGGCAGAGAAATTCTTCACGGGTGTTGTGCATCCGATACTACAATCCATCTACGGAGAACCCGGCATTCAATCAATAAAAGTGCATACAACCACCTCAGCCACCAGCATTTTAGAACTCACAGACAACACCCTGTTCCCCGCGGCCAATAATGGCAAATCACTCCGCATCATCCTCCTATCAGGCGACGGCGGCATTGTTGACCTCGTAAATAGCCTATCAGCCCATACCCGCAGCGCCACATACATACGCCCTGAAGTCGTATTACTCCCGCTTGGAACGGCAAACGCCCTCTATCATTCCATAAACGTGGGGAAACAACATGTCTGGGGTCTGGACGCCCTCGCCTCTACCACTGCCAAGCCCCTTCCCCTCTTCACCGCCACCTTCTCCCCAGGCGCCCGTCTCCTAACCAACGAAGGCCAAGATGAAGAGCAGCTTCCACAAGATAGCGAGGGAAACGGTGTCCTCCATGGCGCCGTAGTAGCTAGTTGGGGCATGCACGCCTCTCTTGTTGCAGACAGCGATACAAAATTTTACCGCCAATACGGCGTCGAGCGTTTCAAAATGGCTGCAAAAGAAGCCTTATACCCCGCCGACGGCTCACCCCCACACCCGTACAAAGCCAAACTCTCCGTTTCCAAAGGAAAAGGCGTGTGGAGTGAATTCGCCGAAGATGAACACATGTACGTTCTCGCAACCCTTGTTTCGAATCTCGAACAACCGTTTTGTATTTCCCCGGAGAGTAAGCCGTTGGATGGGAGTTTGCATATAGTGCATTTTGGCCCGAGGAATGGGGACGAGGTTATGCGCATTATGGGGTTGGCGTATCAGGGGGGTAAACATGTGCAGGATGAAGAGGTCATGTATGAGAGTATCGATGGACTTCGGATTGAGTTTCAGGGCATGGAAGGTGAGGGGAGGTGGCGGAGGATATGTGTGGATGGCAAGATTGTGAGGGTTGATGGTGAGGGGTGGGTAGAGGTGAGGAAGGAGGATAAGATTGTGTTGGATGTTGTGGTTGTTTGA